CGACAACTATAAACCCTGGAATAGTAGATGTCACagtcgaacgacgactataaaacCTTGAGTCAAAGAACGTCGACGACCGAACGACGGCTATAAACCTTAGAACACCTAGTCGGGAAGAAAAGAGCTCCCGAATATACTaatcgtccagtcagtcggacttgcaacctccttcgactagacttgagggaaaagcatgtgatgcggtgatgaaaGGGACCCACCAGTAGGTCAAAGTAGAAAAAAAGCACTGGACGTGGAGGTCAAGGTCAGAACAGTCAAAGGCCTAGGACCATAAAGTAAGCCAATTAAGTTGAGCGGTGGCCTCATTTGTTTGGCCGTGCGTGACAACTCGGTCGGCACCAGTCATACCCGAACGGTTGCTCTAGGAAAGCCCGTGATTAAGACTGATAGCCAAGCAGCAACTCCCTCAAACCGCTACCCCCGAGCGGGAGGCTCTGGGAAAGCCCGCGATTAAGGCTGATAACCAAGCAACAACTCCCCCAGACCGCTACCCCTGAGCGGGAGGCATGTCCGGTTGGTCAAAGGGCGGCCCTTTGACAACAGTACAATGGAACGAAAAGCAGGACAATAATTCTGTGCATTACGTCCGGACAGGGACTATCTGGCCGAGCAGCAGTCGAGCAGCCGCGTATGGGCCTACTAACTATCTCATCATATCCTTTTGAGAGTTTGTATCGCTAACTGCAGAGCATATCCAGCAGGCAAatcatactttagaagcttccaggCTATCACATCAGAAAGTTACATGACTCCTTAAGGAATGGTGTCAGGAATACTTTTTGACTTATTTTTCCTAGGACGCCTAGGAAAACGTGCTTACACTTTGAGATGCATGCACGAATACTACATTGACattataaaaggaagtttttatctACAGGCGGAGGTATGCATAACTTCATTTTCTACATGCCTTTGTTACAGTTCTCCACTTCTTTACATCACCGGAGACTGACTTAAACGTCAAAGGGTCAACGCCAAGAACCCCTTTCCGGCCCAACGCTGACGTTTTTGTGTTGCAGGACTGCAAGGAGTTTTTGCCGCATCAAACTTCTAGCCACATCTCCAATTTCTGTTTTCGGACAGGATCGGTTGGCTTCTCTGCTTACACTGGTTCTTTTTGGACGGCTCACTATGTGCTCGACTGGAGCTTCAAGATCAATGGTACGACGTGAGCTCTAGACTACTCATTGCTCCCTTCGCTTCCTCGAACCAAATCCGGAAACAGATCAAAGAAGTTGTTTTGGCGATCGCTGGCGCGGTGGCTTTGGTGgtgaggagaaggatgaagtATGCGGAACTTCTTGAAGACTAGAAGAGGGAGTATGGCCCTCACCGGTTCTCCTACAAGGACTTGTTTGACGCCACTAATGGCTTTGCGGAGGAGAATTCACTTGGCGACGATGGGTTCGGCAGGGTCTACCGAGGGGTTTTATAGAGGACCAAACTAGATGTCGCAGTAAAAAGAGTGTCTCCTGAGTCGAGGCAGGGGATGAAGGAGTTTGTCGCAGAGATCGTTAGCCTTGGCCGTCTCTGGCAGCAGAACCTCGTCCGGCTACTGGGCTATTGCTGGCGAAAGGGGGAGCCACTCTTGCTCTACGACTACATGCCCAACGGCAGTCGGGATAAGCTGCTGTACGATCAACGATTCTGGCCATGTCTCAATTGGCCGACAAGCTTTAAGATCATCAAAGGCAAGGCGTAGCATCGGGCCTTCACTACCTCCACGAAGACGGGGAGCAGATGGTGATCCACAGAGACATCCAGGCGAGCAATGTGTTGCTCGACAGCGAAATGAACCGAAGGCTAGAATTTACGACCACAGCAACGATCCACAGACCACTCACATTGTCAGAACCATTGGATAAATCACGCCGGTGCGGACTGGGCCGGCCTCAGTCGCCACCGACGTGTTCACCTTCGGGACATTCCTTTTTGAGGCCGCCTGCAGGCGGCGACTGGTGGATTGGGCTGCCAACATCAACCAGCTCGAGTTACTGCAGTGGGTGCTGGAAAGTTGGCGAAAGGGATTAATACTCAAGACAAGGGATGTCAGGTTGGGGGAGGAGTTTGTGGCAGAGGAGGTGGAGCTGGTTCTGAAGCTTGGACTGCTATGCACACACCTGCTGCCGGACAGGGATCCTCTGGTCTAGGATCTCTGGACCATCCTTGGTTCCTGTTCATTCATTGGTTGGATGAATTAGATCCCATCTGTTTAACAGGTGGGGTCCAATTCATTCACCCAATGAATGAAAAGGATCTCTTTTGGTCCAGAATTttctggaccagaggatctggCCTCCCTGCTGCCAGCGACGAGGCCGAACATGCACCAGGTGGTCGAGTACTTGGAGGGTAGCTCACCGCTGCTGGAGCTGGCAGCAACGTACTTGAGCTTCGAAACGATTGCGCTACAGCACAGAAAGAGTTTTGAGGATTATATGACGTCGTATCCATCATCATCTGCCATGGCTACAGCAGCGTCTATTGCCGGAGCTCGGTGACAGTACAAAACAAGAAGTTACCACTGTTAATACACTAAACTATAGTCCACCAGGTCCTCAGTTTCTTATCGATACAGAAAAGTAAACTACTAGGATAGAAATTTGACAATAATAAGTTACATAAAGTGAGGATGTTACCATCTAGTGCTTCTTTGATGGTTTCTTGAGAGATTTCTTTGGCTCAAGCTTACTGGGCGTAGTTCTCTGGATCTCCTTTTCCATCCTTCGCTTCCTCTCCTTTTTCACGTTAAACACTGTGACAGCCTGTTTCGTGATGATAAAAACAATAAGGTGGTGTTTTTGGCACTCATTTTGTTGATATAAACGAAAACTACATGCTGTATCTGTTGGTTTAAACACTTTTGAATGTCTTACCTTATTGACATCAAGTATATTGTTGGAGCTTTTGGCCATTAGCTGTTCAAGAATTTTTGCTGTTTGTTTTTGCTCTTGTGAGCTCATTCCCTTGCCTTCGACCACAGGGAGGAACTATATGAACCAAAAAAAGAAATTTATGTGGCATCAGTTTGCGAGATGAGATAGAAATGCTAGAAAAGAGGAAACATGTAGGTACTACCAACCTTTCGATGCTTGCCAGTATGCTTAAGAGGTTTCTCACCTGGAAGCTTCCAATCGAATTTCCCACCACTCGCTGTAGCTGTTGCTGCCATCCCAGCTACGTTCTCGAGTTCTTCTTTACTAGATTTAGTAGGCAGATCTGCACGGGTTCCTGTGATGGGCAATGCTGCTGCAGCAAATTGTACGTGACTGACTGCAAAGGAAATTGTATTACTAGATTAGATGATGAGTTTTAGAAAGTTAAGAATTTGTTTGGGTAACTAATTTCATACATGGGGGAGAAACATTTACAAAGTTGCCAAAAATTTATGCCATGTGTTGATAATAGTTGATAATTCTATTAAAACAAGTTTCAAATACTTCAATGCCAAAACTACAAGTTTGAGAATGAAGCCATAATTATATAACGCAATAAACTCAGTAAAGCTAGCAATCCAGCAGCAGAAAGAATACATGCTAGTTAAACTATATGAGCTTAGAGGCCTTAATATTATGGTTCAACTAGTTAGGATTGGTTATATAGAGTTTTTTTGTCCATTAAAAAGTCTTGTAAGACTCTCTTGATGGCATAACTGACATAAGAAATATGGATGGTTAATCAtcaagaagaaaaacaataatTTCCTTGTGTAGTCTTAGTTCCAGAGTTAAAAGGAAGAACAAGAACAAAAGATAACCTTGGAAGGGCACCAGCTTTAGCAGCTTGCTTGAGGTTCTGCAActgatttttcttttgtttttcaattcgTTTTTTCTTTTCATCCTTTCTTTTGCCAAAGGGGTCCTCTCCTGGCTCTGCACGATATACCAATAGATGAGTCAAATGAAAGAACCAACAATAACCATATTTGAACTCCATTCAGACAACTACAAACATGATTCAAACATAGCAGGTTGTTAAACAAAATACTTACACGGTTGAAATGACCAACAACATAACACAAATATCACTGTTGGAGGCAAAGGTTGCAAGCAAAGTATAGTTAAATGAAAATTaggattgattttatttttcagaATGGAGTAATGAATTGGAGAGTTCATATTGGATTATGGAGAAGAGCATTACGTGacaataatgatttttttttaatagcaTGAGTGTAGCTCCAAGGCTATGGGGATGTAAATTACACACCCTGAAAGAACCTATTAAACATTTAATAGGAAATAGAAGTTATATACAGATATGTATAACTAGGAGAAAAGATATAAGAAATGTAAACAGAACATACATATAATTTGATGCTTTATCCCTTCAATCCTGAGTCTGATTTTCGGTGTTCAATaaccaaaatgaaaaaaaaaaaaaggcttgGTTATTCCAGCTCTGGTCCAGTATATTTATGTATATACACACATATAAATGAACTTCACTTtagacttatttaaaaaatacattcatatattttctattttcaattgatTGTCAATGTTGATCTAGACATGAAGTAGACAATGTGGTATCTTGACAACTAGCATTTGATTGATTTAGACTTGGAAAATTTCTCACACCCCTTGAGCAGGTAAAAATATTTTTCCGTATATACATATTAaaacaatattaaaatttataagcatctaaaaaaaatcctaaaatggCAAATTGATTAGCATATCATATAGATAGtataaggcaaaaaaaaaaaacacactatTGATGCCAATTTTAATCAAATACAATAAAATGAACCGTTACCATCTGACAATTTAGCCTCAATGATTGGTATATCTTTATCATCATTGATCCAGTCATAACCATGAGTTCTTTTCCAAGTACCAGTTTGTTCATCAAAAGCGCGCTTCCCTTTCTTCCGCTTCGTTATACCTGCAAAATGAATGTTCAGTTATATACAGTTGTACCATTCTAGACTTCGTAGCATGTAATCAACAGAAATATTATAGGAACATTTTAAAACTGACTCATCGCTTTAAGGAATTGAGTGttaacctttcattttagcaAACAATTCCCACTTTGTAGGAGGCTTAGGTTTGGGAAACTGAAAAGAGACAGAAACTGAATCAGTGTTATTGAGaatatctaaacaaaagaataaaagtTGACAAAAATGGATTTACTGAATCACTGTAATAATATAGGAAATTGCAGGAAGAAAATGCAAGGAAGTTAGAACAGTGTCTATAAGCAGTAAATGAAAATTATCATAAATAATTTGAATGAAGCTCTTTGCAAATGAATTTACAGTTATTTTGATTTCTTGTTCAGGAAAACTGAGAGAATGAATTTCTTGACTAAAGTCAAAGCAACAGATATTGAACTGGCATGAATAAAAATTGGAATAACATTCACACAAGTGAATAGAAACTAAGGTTAATTACTCCTAAAGGCATatgagaattaaaaaaaattgaacggAAACCAAATAAACAGAAGGAATCAAAATAGAACAGACTACTACATCAACACTCCGTGCATCTGCAATGCCAAAAATTGGAAAATAGAAAGTCAAAAAGAAAGGTCAAGCAACTTTTGACCATGGTTCTTgcaaaaaagaaaataattagagaaagaaaagataaacgaAAAAATAGAATTATCAAATACTTTTTATCAAATTGTTTCCTTGGAAGGGAGGgaggaaaagtttaattttaaaattttacatattAAAGTCATTAACCAAAAAtggatttgaaaagaaaaaaagattTAGTCTTTTTTAAGTTTAGATTTGAGCTGCATTGCATGTGAAAGTGAGTTTTCTATCCAAATCAGATAAAAGCAATAtagagaaaaaccaaagcaaaaTTTCCCCTACCTTTCTCTTTACTCCCTCATTTCCACCAAAGGAAACGGAGAGAAAGagcacttgaaaaaaaaaaaatccagtgACTCATGTCCTTGATTTCCTTCCCTCATAGGAAACACACCCTTTGTGGTTGCCATAGTGTCATCCACACACAAATATCATTGTCTAATTAAGTAGAAATCGTTTTCATTGTTTACTTGGATGGaagaacaaaaacaaaaaagACAGGAACATTTTAGCTCTTTTATCCCTACTTTTGGTTCCTTCCAAAAATGAGAAGAGAGGAGAAAGAACAAAAGTATGATGAAAAGACTAGTTGAACCTTGTATCTCTTGGGAATAACAGAATCAAAGGGTTAAAGTTGTCATTTTATCAGATTTACTCTTCCTTCCTCTCAAGTAGGCAAAACAAAGAAAATCCCTCTCTCCCTTACCCTTTTCCCTCCCAACGCTCAATTCATTTTATCCACTCTTCTTCCATTTAAACAGATATAGCATTTTTTTCCCGGTACAGTACTTCGAATACTGGTCATTTTCACTGCTAAAAGATctatattacttttataattacacTAAAGAACATTGCAAATTACTGAAAGATGAgaaataaattttacattttcTTCTAATTATAACAAAATGCAATAAATCTGAGAATAATTCATAACTAACTAAATATAAGGAGTGATGGACACAGAGGACACAGAACCAAATACATACATGTTTTTCCCTCGGAAGCTTGGCAGTTGGCTGCGGCAAATGAACGATGGGCCCATCACGATCCTCAGTTGCAGGGAGTGCGAAAAGAGCATTGGCTATGGCTTGGACAAGCTCCATTCCCTTCTCCAGGCACAGCTTGGTTAGCTCCTCCCTAATCATCACAACGAAGAGAAATGCAGAAGCTCAAACAAAAGAAACAGTACagggttttagggttttattAGCACAGTAAGGCTAGGGTTTTAGCACATAAGCTCAAACAAAAGAAGCAACACCACTAATACTATAGTCCCAATAAGGTTAGGGTTTTTAGCACAGTCCTAAACCCAAATCGAAAATACAAATAGCGATTGCACGCCGGTAAAACACAATCGACAAGTAAGAAAAAAGTCCGGTTTTACGCTAAGTAGAAGTAGAAAAACAGATGGTTACACACCGAGAAGAGGGGACGGAGTCGAAATGGTGAGTGGCATCGAATCCCATGAGGTTTCCCAAGTCGATCTGATATTTCTCCAACTCCATCGCGAAGGTGTGAGGTGGAGAAAGAGGACGTTGTTCTCTGGTACAACTGAAATAATATTAAAGACAACGagcaatttaccaaaagacgtactACGTTTAATGTATTTATCAAAAAACGCATCACGATTTTATATTTACCAAAAAACACAGATAAATGATGTGTATTACCGAATATAACCCTCCCGCCAACTCCTATAATCAGTCATCATTTCCCAAGCATCCGAAccacatttttaaaaaactttgattttaaaaaaataaaattgatcattagggtacctccctccttcatgacatgcgagtgcagctccgtcttgtgaaaccctagtttagtgttCGTGAGCTATCAGTTCGAGTTTTTCTCAAACGGCATCTATCTAgcatttcaatttaattaaaaaccaggagtgttcgtgagccatcagtgaaggattctagggtttacattaatcagctagtatcataatgacgcaaagacgtcgatcgggtgtatcatcatcctctccacatcaattagctgtaaaggttatcattttacaaactctgtgatattgagaagctgaactagtatgatttaaatttttttatttttataaagtatagggttcagttgatgttggacagaaactgcattggaacagtatcctcggtcactttaaaagtttttttcaaccatccacgaagaaaggaacgcatggaagctctgttattttacatgaccgacatATAGTGCTGATTAAACAGTCACCCTTTCGAatttttttggacatagaagatatgcagcacatccgtgggattttgataaatatatttcaaaattgggattcaagtagtcaaacctttagattctcaggtacaatttataattttgtattttaattacaaagtagttgtatggtaaaatttaagcttttgctaaacgtgggcctgatacgatgccgtatcaggcccaacgtgggcctgataccaTACCGTATCAGTGCTTGATATGACATAGTATCATGTCCACGGTGTTCCAaatacttttgtatgtgttggtagaagtctaataataatttaacttggtcaggtgttccggtttgcttcacaagaggagacgcttcattgctgcttggtattgcagaccgaggagcttcaattccgatgAATTCAGCTGAAGCATCcagtgacctctttctaacttacttctcaaacaaaaaagaagctactaaatcaagaattgaggagttgcttaaattttatggcaatcgcgttgaagtcgaagatgatgttttattattttgcaaattctatattttgtatatatttgtttgtgtcttattttcttctagtacatataaggtctcgttaagtcttatagatatagtagatgattttgagaatcttgatagattcaactgggttgaagcaatccatgaatttatggctccacaattacctaagattggggacatattttcatcaactgagacaaaACATGTTAACACCAACCTCCtttacctaaagggatttgctggtcttttggcagtaagtgtttaatttgtgtgaaattttttaatattttgcgaacaattttaaaatagttaaccctTGTCATAGCGAATCAGACagggtttttggagcatgttccaatccaaaaaccatacaaaataaaaggagccagaataaataagtggagaaatattccttcacatattagtaaggtgagagaattgattaaccaagtttcatctgaagaggtaaatttagaatactttgactatagtttggttaaaaagtatgattttaacatgtggtttaatattcttacaggttgtgattgacctaatccctaaccaagatgaaagatcattggttgagaaccttgctggcgttgatgacagtccacatgcaatggaggcatcacaaattgaagtcactgtaggaggaaggcaaattaataaggattgttgtaattgcattattcaagcaaacataattaaagagctaacaatggagaacatgcaattgaaggagagggtgaaagagttacttaaaatagttgaaaaaaaaagcatggaatctcaatatagcgagcctgtagacgatcctcaaattgaacctgtaggtgttacaacaagaagtaggagaggacgtgacagaagtcgctatgattacaaggatactccaattgatagtccattgtggctcaaaactttacctaagaggcatcgtagaaatatacatataagtgagcctgcggagaaagttacaagtataggagaaggaaaaaatgttgtcaaagaatatgttgttgtgggcaaggggaaaggaaaaattggtttggatgaaatggaagaagaaattaatattgtacaattgatggaagacaaatctgatgaagaggcagacAAGGATTTAGATATGTttgccaaatatgacaaaatgaggaaacaagcaattgctgtaagacgatatatgcaaatttcattgcaatttgttagatataatggattatctaattgccttttttgtttgtatgcatagtatgtgaagaagcaatttaagtcttccaagaaaaaaaaacaagacgaagaggtggcgtacttgttaaaagtcttggaggaaataaagtatgtaaattaAATAGTTGAATAATAAAGTATATTATATGCTTATCTGATTACATAGTTGGGCTAAggttatcaaaaataaatttgtaaaaataatctgtgatttgtttactttgtaggtttacaaatgatatagtttgggaggaaccacccttttgtttaaatttgtattcccttttatcaggtgtgaatggagaaatgttgacaagaggggatgtaatcgacacgtattgtaaaattttatttaggggggcattcccgtctggaagcacatacaacaagtcaatatattgttcaacattcttcacagtaaggaattgatttgattatagtaaaaaatagaattctttttattatttggttatgtatgtatgactttgcatatttgtagtcattaatgaaatcgtcaagtaagtttgccttccaacacatgataaagacggatagacgagatgaagagataaggtatatatttatacctttgtgcagtgataatgcacacttccacttgctggtggtggacaccaaatcaatgacgttcaatcagtacaattctctagcaagtggaagtaaatacaaatatgaatttgaagcagcggtgagcatctaataataatgtgtaggtttgtattttaatataaatgctagttgatggaaaatggaagtttcctcttcaatcttcaggtatcatattttaaattatatagtcgtgagcacgttgctgctattcatccaaacttggaaagacattatccgtttgatagatgggtctctcgcataattgaatgtccacaacaacaagcaaggtaaatcgagcacaacgtgtgaatataaataattgataaaaaaatattgaccatAAAAATGGTGTtgttctttacagcgttgactgtggcttctttgtgatgcaatacattcgatgtttcatatatgatatgaagatggacttcaaacaaggagacatgaaaaatattagaattgatgtaatggtagcaattttgagggataagtattttaaaacattggattaaatatccagtcttgtaaggcaaaaacttgtatagAATGTAAATGCACTTATTACGTAGTGTATGACttttaatatctttgtatgtagtctttgttgtataatacggtggtatgtagtatatgagaagattataaactgtcactggaatattaataatattgcatagtgattagtcaaatataactcacaatatacaaaatgcaatgctggtgcttatcagtggaaagacacaatgtatataagttataatgcacaccatttctatcttctcaaaactgaaatcaaataGGCGCGGACCAATAGTCGGTTTCAAGAGCACAACGTCActaggttccgtgccaactgccacggagcaataccttattagaaatggggtataaatacgttttgacaccagatataccatcttcccagttagaacttcacaggtaacatgatttcaggtagaaccaagtaggggagggccatcagtgggttttggtcaaaacccactgatggaccttgacatctctgattggacccatttcagctatagtggtattctggagttgcaagaacTCCAACTCTGCTGGTAAATCATTATTTAtataggaaaaaaataatataaaatcagccTTCGTTGGGccgatatgagaccatatcaggcccaaagtggccttggtatggtatcctttcttataaatttatactatctccccctttctataaactcaaaatgtgctaccatgctccttatgaaaaaataaatggcaactagcacggagccatacttcctaatccatggtgtataaattatgtttgacaccatatataccatctccccaccaagaccttcacaggggacttgatttcatgtaaatccaagtaggggaggccatcagtggattttggtcaaaacccactaatggacctagacacctctgattagacccatttcagttctagtggtattatggagttgcaaggactccaaatctggtggcaaatcattatttaaatatctataggtgctggggaaaaattaaaatacaattagcttccgttgggcctgatatgcttggatatcaggcccaacgtggccctgatatgagtgcatatcaggcccaacgtggacctgatatccaagaatattaggcccaacgttggcccgatatgagaccatatcaggcccaaagtgaccttggtatggtatcctttcttataaatttatactatctccccctttctataaactcaaaatgtgctaccatgctccttatgaaaaaataaatggcaactggcacggagccatacttcctaatccatggtgtataaattatgtttgacaccatatataccatctcctcatcaagaccttcacaggggacttgatttcatgtaaatccaagtagtggagggtcatcagtgggttttggtcaaaacccactgatggacctagacacctctgatttgactcatttcagctctagtggtattctggagttgcaaggactcaaaatctggtggcaaatcattatttaaatatctataggtgttgggaggaaattaaaatacaatcagcctccgttgggcctgatatgcttggatatcaggcccaacgtgggcttgatatgagggcatatcaggcccaacgtggggcctgatatgagtagcatttaataaagcattattctatctccccctaatataaactccaagcattctAACAGaggcctgatcaaaataataaaataacatcaattttaaaaagtcaccttccatagggtagaaaagaaaagctatgcactgttccgtgccaactgg
This genomic stretch from Zingiber officinale cultivar Zhangliang chromosome 7A, Zo_v1.1, whole genome shotgun sequence harbors:
- the LOC122000480 gene encoding ribosome biogenesis regulatory protein homolog, which encodes MELEKYQIDLGNLMGFDATHHFDSVPSSREELTKLCLEKGMELVQAIANALFALPATEDRDGPIVHLPQPTAKLPREKHFPKPKPPTKWELFAKMKGITKRKKGKRAFDEQTGTWKRTHGYDWINDDKDIPIIEAKLSDEPGEDPFGKRKDEKKKRIEKQKKNQLQNLKQAAKAGALPSHVQFAAAALPITGTRADLPTKSSKEELENVAGMAATATASGGKFDWKLPGEKPLKHTGKHRKFLPVVEGKGMSSQEQKQTAKILEQLMAKSSNNILDVNKAVTVFNVKKERKRRMEKEIQRTTPSKLEPKKSLKKPSKKH